In Lonchura striata isolate bLonStr1 chromosome 11, bLonStr1.mat, whole genome shotgun sequence, the following proteins share a genomic window:
- the FAN1 gene encoding fanconi-associated nuclease 1, with the protein MAESRSSGIKRSQISLSLSKNKRKKEATKKVDVAGTPSTPSASSSITSFFNNVPPAKVSCPICGQLVPRYGINKHMDEICQKNRGEIGATDATLNPFRNKSPPAENLSNNSSSYFSKNLLNLETSPSKSNLLKAGGSAAQQTSPYFSNSGSVFSVNSESQARTVRRVSLGSLSAKLSRRRCLQGGKQVLYEEINSSPPAVHSACGSAAAPDDGDEIDAGQSSQKENQPSRGEHQEQNFSKRESEFQNKINKYDGEDLVDMVQVQLLADDINDKRFPSGTRSTKAESSSEGGILSPDKFETSLAIHTSAELTSNLEAETQLHIEVPPSKTEVNHGTENCFNRDDAEVLPVEVLEDFKNDMEKTESQDSTGDILDKIGEVLSVPASPGHPYYLQNFLVVLQAVLQNEDDVRLFNEEDLTIITKFYKLSAGGQKLYVRLFQRKLNWLKVNKIEYGEISVDLSPIIEELAEARFLQTESELEDLCEGLDLLSAPELKTLAKIFHLPNPNGQKQQLVDDLLKLSKQRSIFSRSQAGIGTVILKRVKNLAGKCVRVCRGARAVFSRILLLFSLPESLEEDEAGSAGQGLLSTVLRANMGHMVFPSYTVNRRTQVFQDREDLIRYATAVHLSNDIATAMLNGNWEEANNLYLCAKEAWSELKNHPSLSYHRILPDYLRRFTVGWVYTRILSQGVEILQRLHKYKEAVQQLQSLLAQDVYCADSRGRWWDRLALNLHQHLKNTKKAIGCLRRGLADPAVRTGHRLSLCQRALRIRDSPSCQHLQGLLQDLPLLTVHDVPHVTISGKMCPQTGMGKSVFLMEDIDDGGGQDCSVSTVMCSVEELALTHYRKNGFDQGIHGEGSTFITLYGILMWDIIFMDDIPDVFRNSYQTSPLDLYTDSFYENRRAVIEARLQQLHTASSETLAELVADVWTTQEGKAAALVNWGRFISLQQVQSLVSCLGGRFLSGVFRRLSRDLRHCRGGLPDLLVWRSHSRHFKLVEVKGPNDRLSPKQMLWLSELHQLGAAVEVCHVQDVGGKSKRLS; encoded by the exons ATGGCAGAATCTAGGTCTTCAGGAATCAAAAGATCCCAGATAAGTTTGTCACTCAGtaaaaataagaggaaaaaagaagcaaCAAAAAAAGTGGATGTTGCAGGAACACCATCTACACCTTCAGCATCATCCTCTATTACTTCCTTTTTTAACAATGTTCCCCCTGCCAAAGTTAGCTGTCCCATATGTGGGCAATTGGTGCCAAGATACGGAATAAATAAGCACATGGATGAAATATGTCAGAAAAACCGTGGTGAGATTGGTGCCACTGATGCTACACTAAATCCTTTTAGGAATAAGAGTCCCCCAGCTGAAAATCTGAGCAATAATTCCAGCTCGTATTTTTCAAAAAACCTCTTAAATCTAGAAACAAGTCCTTCTAAAAGTAATTTATTGAAAGCAGGAGGGAGTGCAGCACAACAGACTAGTCCTTATTTTAGTAATAGTGGTTCAGTCTTTAGTGTCAACAGTGAATCCCAGGCTCGAACAGTTAGAAGAGTCTCCTTGGGAAGCTTGTCTGCCAAGCTGTCCAGAAGACGCTGcctgcagggaggaaaacagGTCTTGTATGAAGAGATCAACTCTTCACCTCCAGCTGTTCACAGTGCCTGTGGAAGTGCTGCAGCACCTGATGATGGTGATGAGATTGATGCTGGGCAGAGTTCTCAGAAAGAAAATCAGCCTTCTCGGGGAGAGCACCAGGAACAAAATTTTTCAAAGAGGGAATCtgaatttcaaaacaaaataaacaaatatgaTGGAGAAGACCTTGTGGATATGGTTCAAGTACAGTTATTGGCTGATGACATTAATGACAAAAGGTTCCCATCTGGTACAAGGAGCACCAAAGCAGAAAGCAGCTCTGAAGGTGGGATACTTAGTCCTGATAAATTTGAAACATCTCTAGCCATCCATACTTCAGCAGAGCTGACCAGTAATTTGGAAGCTGAGACTCAGCTTCACATTGAGGTTCCTCCTTCAAAGACAGAAGTGAACCATGGGACAGAAAATTGCTTTAACAGGGATGATGCAGAGGTACTTCCTGTCGAAGTTCTGGAAGACTTCAAGAATGACATGGAAAAGACAGAATCTCAGGATTCAACTGGGGACATTCTAGACAAAATAGGTGAGGTCCTTTCTGTGCCTGCCTCTCCTGGTCACCCATACTACCTCCAGAATTTTTTAGTAGTCCTGCAAGCGGTATTGCAGAATGAAGATGATGTCAGACTATTTAATGAAGAAGATTTGACCATTATAACCAAGTTCTACAAATTATCAg CTGGTGGGCAGAAATTGTATGTGAGACTTTTTCAACGCAAGCTGAACTGGTTAAAAGTGAACAAAATAGAGTATGGGGAGATAAGTGTGGATTTGTCACCAATAATTGAAGAACTGGCTGAAGCCAGATTCCTACAAACAG AATCTGAATTGGAAGACCTGTGTGAAGGGTTGGATTTGCTTTCAGCCCCTGAGCTAAAAACACTGGCAAAAATCTTTCACTTGCCAAACCCAAATGGTCAGAAACAGCAACTGGTGGATGATCTTCTGAAGTTGTCAAAGCAGCGCTCAATCTTCAGCAGGAGTCAGGCTGGTATTGGGACAGTGATTTTAAAAAG GGTGAAGAACCTGGCTGGAAAATGTGTCAGGGTCTGTAGAGGTGCTCGGGCTGTCTTTTCCCGaatcctgctgctgttttcactgCCTGAGTCGCTGGAGGAGGATgaagctggcagtgctggccaAGGCCTCCTCTCCACAGTCCTTAGGGCAAACATGGGCCACATGGTATTCCCCAGTTACACAGTAAACAGGAGAACACAGGTCTTCCAGGACAGAGAGGATCTCATCAG GTATGCAACTGCTGTTCATCTGTCAAATGATATAGCCACTGCAATGCTAAATGGGAACTGGGAAGAAGCTAATAATCTCTATTTGTGTGCTAAAGAAGCCTGGAGCGAACTGAAGAATCACCCCTCTTTGAG CTATCACAGAATTTTACCTGATTACCTGCGACGTTTCACAGTTGGCTGGGTGTACACAAGAATCCTTTCTCAAGGAGTTGAAATTCTGCAGAGGCTTCACAAGTATAAG GaagcagtgcagcagctgcagagcctcCTGGCCCAGGATGTGTACTGTGCTGACAGCAGAGGGAGATGGTGGGATCGACTGGCTCTGAATTTACATCAGCACCTGAAAAACACTAAGAAG GCCATCGGCTGCCTCCGGCGGGGGCTGGCGGACCCGGCCGTGCGCACCGGGCACcgcctgtccctgtgccagcgcGCCCTGCGCATCCGGGACTCCCCCAGCTGCCAGCACCTCCAGGGCCtgctgcaggacctgcccctccTCACCGTGCACGATGTGCCTCAC GTTACAATCAGTGGAAAGATGTGTCCTCAGACAGGAATGGGAAAATCCGTGTTTCTCATGGAGGATATTGATGATGGAGGAGGCCAAGACTGCAGTGTATCCACAGTCATGTGCTCAGTTGAGGAGCTGGCATTAACTCATTACAGGAAGAATGGTTTCGATCAAG GTATTCATGGGGAAGGCTCAACGTTTATTACACTGTATGGGATTCTAATGTGGGATATCATTTTCATGGATGACATACCTGATGTGTTCAGAAATTCCTATCAG ACATCCCCCCTGGATTTATACACTGACAGCTTCTATGAGAACAGGAGGGCTGTCATTGAGGCCAGACTCCAGCAGCTTCACACAGCTTCCTCAGAGACACTGGCAGAGTTGGTTGCTGACGTCTGGACAACTCaggagggaaaagcagcagccctggtTAACTGGGGACGTTTTATTTCCCTCCAGCAAGTCCAG AGCCTGGTCTCTTGCCTTGGAGGAAGGTTCCTGAGCGGTGTTTTCCGGCGGCTTTCCAGGGACCTGCGGCACTGCCGGGGGGGCCTGCCCGACCTGCTCGTGTGGCGCTCCCACAGCCGGCACTTCAAG